The Chrysemys picta bellii isolate R12L10 chromosome 12, ASM1138683v2, whole genome shotgun sequence genome has a segment encoding these proteins:
- the LOC135974934 gene encoding C-type lectin domain family 2 member D-like yields MGPRAGDTESEVPLQELCVNGNGHLETGGEPEPRRNCKKSQNCPVAVALIVVLSALIAAIIALAVLASKLSSAALCPPAGPACPDGWMGYRGKCYYFSEAEGNWNNSQSQCSALSASLAGIDSEQEMTFLLRHKDAHDHWIGLRRERGQPWKWTNGTEFNHLFQIRGGGDCAYLNDEKGVSSSRCYMGRRWICTKPEVYVMGKGTALEGSSK; encoded by the exons ATGGGGCCAAGAGCTGGGGACACTGAGAGCGAAGTGCCGCTGCAGGAGTTGTGTGTTAATGGCAATGGACACCTGGAGACTGGTGGGGAGCCAG AACCTCGACGTAACTGCAAGAAAAGTCAAAACTGTCCAGTTGCGGTTGCGCTGATAGTTGTATTGTCTGCTTTGATCGCTGCCATCATTGCTCTGGCAG TGCTGGCATCTAAGCTTTCATCAGCTGCTCTGTGCCCCCCTGCTGGCCCTGCATGCCCGGACGGCTGGATGGGATACCGAGGGAAATGCTACTATTTCTCGGAGgctgaagggaactggaacaacaGCCAGAGCCAGTGCTCTGCACTCAgcgcctccctggctgggatcgATAGTGAGCAGGAAATG ACGTTCCTCCTGCGCCATAAGGATGCCCATGACCACTGGATTGGCCTCCGGAGGGAGCGGGGGCAGCCCTGGAAATGGACCAACGGCACCGAATTCAACCACCT GTTTCAGATAAGAGGAGGAGGTGACTGCGCATATCTGAATGACGAGAAAGGGGTCAGCAGCTCACGGTGCTACATGGGAAGACGTTGGATCTGTACCAAACCTGAGGTGTATGTGATGGGAAAAGGGACTGCACTGGAAGGGAGCTCAAAATAA